GCAAATACTGCTTTGCGGGTCAGGCGGGCAGGGTTTGGGCCTGGCGGGCAAAATACTGGCCACGGCTGCTCTGTACGATGGCTTATATGCCGTTCAGAGTCAAAGCTACGGGGCCAGGGCCCGGGGTGGATACAGTGCATCCGGGGTGGTGATAAACAACCGTAATATTTATTTTCCTTTAATTGAACAACCCAACCTGCTGCTGGTGCTCACCGAAGAGGCTTACCAAAAAAACGTCACCCCGGGGCATGATGTGGAGCATATTATATTCGACAGCGATTATGTGCCCCTGGCACCGGGGCAGCAAAAATACGGCTTGCCGCTGGCCCGGTGGGCCGGAGAACTGGATAATCCCAAAGGGGTGGCCATTCTTTCCCTGGGGGTAATTACCGCGTTGTTCGGTTTAGTTACACCTGAAAACGTGGAAAGGGCCATAGCGGAAAATATTGCACCGGCTTTGCTGGAGGCTAACCTGCGCTGCTACCGGAAAGGCATGGAAGTTGGGGGATCGGAAAAATACACTTTTTCACCCCTGAAAAATCTCAATTAGTTTTATTTCCAGTCCGGGTAACAAGGT
The sequence above is a segment of the Desulfallas thermosapovorans DSM 6562 genome. Coding sequences within it:
- a CDS encoding 2-oxoacid:acceptor oxidoreductase family protein is translated as MKRWQILLCGSGGQGLGLAGKILATAALYDGLYAVQSQSYGARARGGYSASGVVINNRNIYFPLIEQPNLLLVLTEEAYQKNVTPGHDVEHIIFDSDYVPLAPGQQKYGLPLARWAGELDNPKGVAILSLGVITALFGLVTPENVERAIAENIAPALLEANLRCYRKGMEVGGSEKYTFSPLKNLN